Proteins co-encoded in one Colletes latitarsis isolate SP2378_abdomen chromosome 2, iyColLati1, whole genome shotgun sequence genomic window:
- the LOC143347377 gene encoding diacylglycerol kinase eta isoform X10 — translation MQCQVGVLPLGTGNDLARVLGWGSSCDDDTHLPQLLEKYEKAGTKMLDRWSIMTFERSISLPCHKTTLSRSETTLKSNIVHQYENNVITHITNILQSDQDNVVLSSIKTLCDTVKDFATHIVENMNSEDQQVEEKCKILQEKLDLLLQTLCREECYLPEHVENADITLNTEVSISPGSCEKGVLEKPEKDITNLKRVQRKRHLMEKEIVMSRANSLKKIIRQLVEYSQLVMDDQINADTKHISKTSNTTISLDDDITVLNSVSSKKQQMDIPGLKVDHVENLSVGPFIESLKSTEDSICTASPTPNVASLSPMPDLRRDSQPEELLTLPAPDGFADTRRNSENSPQGSFNFQVITTQSMTIFNQQETEIHACNDQHISEYNNIEASSEFQISVTRTNFDTSSPSDDATMQDTIISPDSDSIQSRHLSPEHEQKYENKNKVDTSRGSCSNSIVSTDSMISDTLDFKSYVIRNSESEIARIGSDIFDSTKRSDSSEIGHIDSPDNSDMFTSEVQNSESLIDDLSSLGQDLISTMIGEKYDSVRECLESEQIEKPQKYCSLAQFVEGNDIARRSFKKEAKNSIVMEKENNRIKYKLGLSGQNNTEVVKSKESPDGKTSDLLSPVCCFTVSSDNTPTNEKPNNFPPTISVIINPPSPSMSIESQHDSDTGYKMSPYLKRYNGESMEKLSVELPESGFSPQATRRISSGSLLKASEVVSLAATAARFGGSNVSLRHERVKSVDKTEDAKKLPIINPLVQLSMWPNVSGGTGLISQALLANADALCAAVSPLMDPDETLMEGYFERCVMNNYFGIGIDAKISLDFHHKREEHPEKCRSRAKNYMWYGVLGSKQWLQKTYKNLEQRVQLECDGQRIPLPSLQGIVVLNIPSFMGGTNFWGGTKEGDLFLAPSFDDRILEVVAVFGSVQMAASRLINLQHHRIAQCQTVQINILGDEGVPIQVDGEAWIQPPGIIRIIHKNRMQMLYRNRALETSLKTWEEKQRNTLNAISQSTSTLSNAQLQSQPKPHLYAQSKPSHLNDEEMFILLGFIEVVTTLVKWVKLLIISHPSLEPDLYQVAARTAQALEQVHPNGKILQGNNLRPVVTELVSSARQLYEDSCELLRDKAHNLNYVMQRLREDLESKLSFSLANMEQELKKCTFDEGGTGLVYLQSLPSDEQGDKKNRHKGLFWLKFRRSGGNSGGHPARDQVTTWGVQEVCSWLENLQLGEYTDKFVSHDIRGRELLTLARRDLKELGITKVGHVKRILQAINDLNN, via the exons ATG CAGTGCCAAGTTGGAGTTCTACCTTTGGGAACAGGAAATGATCTGGCACGTGTATTGGGTTGGGGGTCTTCTTGTGATGATGATACTCATTTACCCCAGTTAttagaaaaatatgaaaaagcaGGCACAAAAATGCTTGATCGATGGAGTATTATGACTTTCGAACGTAGCATATCTTTGCCGTGTCATAAAACTACTTTAAGTCGATCTGAAACAACTTTAAAGTCCAATATTGTCCATCAATATGAAAACAATGTTATTACTCACATAACAAACATTTTACAATCAGATCAAGACAATGTAGTTTTATCTAGCATTAA AACTTTGTGTGACACAGTCAAAGATTTTGCAACTCATATAGTGGAAAATATGAATTCTGAGGACCAACAAGTGGAAGAAAAGTGTAAAATACTTCAGGAAAAACTTGATTTGTTGTTACAAACTTTATGTAGAGAAGAATGTTACTTACCTGAACATGTAGAAAATGCAGATATTACATTAAATACTGAAGTTTCTATCTCACCTGGAAGTTGCGAGAAAGGGGTATTagaaaagccagaaaaagatataacaaatttaaaaaggGTTCAAAGAAAAAGACATCTTATGGAAAAGGAAATTGTAATGTCAAG AGCAAAcagcttaaaaaaaattataagacAACTTGTGGAATATTCACAATTGGTTATGGATGATCAGATTAATGCAGATACAAAACATATTTCTAAAACATCAAATACGACTATTTCACTAGATGATGATATTACAGTATTAAATTCTGTATCAA gCAAAAAGCAACAAATGGATATACCTGGTTTAAAAGTGGACCACGTTGAAAATTTATCTGTAGGACCATTTATAGAATCCCTAAAAAGTACAGAAGATTCTATATGTACTGCTAGTCCTACTCCTAATGTGGCATCTTTAAGTCCAATGCCTGATCTTAGAAGAGATTCTCAACCTGAAGAATTATTAACATTACCTGCTCCTGATGGTTTTGCTGACACAAGACGAAATAGTGAAAATTCACCACAAGG CTCATTTAATTTTCAAGTAATTACAACTCAGTCCATGACTATATTTAATCAACAAGAAACAGAAATTCATGCATGTAATGATCAACATATATCTGAGTATAATAACATAGAAGCTTCTTCAGAGTTTCAAATAAGCGTTACGAGAACTAACTTTGATACAAGTTCACCTTCAGATGATGCTACTATGCAAGATACAATTATTTCTCCTGATTCAGATTCAATTCAATCTAGACATTTATCCCCAGAACatgaacaaaaatatgaaaataaaaataaagtggaTACATCTAGAGGTAGCTGTAGTAATAGTATTGTTAGTACAGATAGTATGATTTCTGATACTTTGGATTTTAAGAGTTACGTTATACGAAATAGTGAAAGTGAAATTG CTCGTATAGGTAGTGATATATTTGATTCTACAAAAAGATCCGACAGTTCTGAAATTGGACATATTGATTCCCCTGATAATTCAGACATGTTTACTAGCGAAGTACAAAATTCTGAAAGTTTAATCGATGATTTAAGCTCTCTTGGTCAAGATTTAATTAGTACGATGATCGGAGAAAAATATGACTCTGTAAGAGAGTGTTTAGAATCTGAGCAGATTGAGAAACCACAAAAATATTGCAGTTTAGCTCAATTTGTAGAAGGTAATGATATTGCTAGGCGATCATTTAAGAAAGAAGCAAAAAATTCCATAGTTATGGAGAAAGAG AATAATAGAATCAAGTATAAATTAGGATTATCTGGGCAAAATAATACTGAAGTTGTCAAATCTAAAGAATCTCCAGATGGCAAAACATCTGATTTATTGAGTCCTGTATGTTGTTTCACTGTTTCTTCAGATAATACACCAACAAACGAAAAACCTAATAATTTTCCACCTACAATAAGTGTTATAATTAATCCTCCTAGTCCATCAATGTCTATTGAAAGTCAACACGATTCAGACACAGGATATAAAATGAGCCCATACTTAAAACGATATAATGGTGAAAGTATGGAAAAAC TAAGTGTAGAGCTACCAGAGTCTGGTTTTTCTCCTCAAGCAACTCGTCGAATTAGCAGTGGAAGTTTACTAAAAGCATCAGAAGTAGTCTCTTTAGCTGCTACAGCTGCAAGATTTGGTGGTTCTAATGTAAGTTTACGCCATGAAAGAGTAAAATCCGTTGACAAAACCGAAGATGCTAAAAAACTTCCAATTATTAATCCATTGGTTCAATTATCTATGTGGCCAA ATGTCAGTGGAGGAACAGGTCTCATTAGTCAAGCATTACTTGCAAATGCAGATGCACTTTGTGCAGCAGTATCACCATTAATGGATCCGGATGAAACTTTAAT GGAAGGTTATTTTGAACGTTGTGTTATGAACAATTATTTTGGAATTGGTATTGATGCAAAAATCAGTCTTGATTTTCATCATAAGAGAGAAGAACATCCTGAGAAATGTCGATCACGGGCAAAAAATTATATGTGGTATGGTGTATTGGGGTCCAAACAGTGGTTACAAAAAACATACAAAAATCTTGAACAAAGGGTACAATTAGAATGTGACGGTCAGCGGATACCATTACCTTCTTTACAAGGGATTGTTGTATTGAACATTCCAAG TTTTATGGGTGGCACAAACTTTTGGGGAGGTACCAAAGAAGGAGATTTATTTTTAGCACCGTCGTTTGACGACCGTATATTGGAAGTTGTAGCTGTATTTGGTTCTGTTCAAATGGCTGCATCGCGACTTATTAATTTGCAGCATCATAGAATTGCACAGTGTCAAACAgttcaaattaatattttgggagatGAAGGAGTACCTATACAAGTCGATGGTGAAGCTTGGATCCAACCACCTGGTATTATACGTATTATACACAAAAATCGTATGCAAATGCTGTACAGAAATAGG GCTCTTGAGACATCTTTAAAAACGTGGGAAGAAAAACAACGCAATACCCTCAATGCAATATCGCAATCAACATCCACTTTAAGCAATGCACAATTACAATCGCAACCAAAGCCTCATTTATACGCACAGAGTAAACCATCGCACTTAAATGACGAAGAAATGTTTATTTTGCTGGGATTTATTGAAGTAGTTACAACTCTGGTTAAATGGGTCAAACTACTCATTATATCACATCCAAGTTTAGAGCCAGATTTATATCAGGTTGCTGCTAGGACAGCCCAGGCACTTGAACAAGTACATCcaaatggaaaaatattacaagGC AACAATTTGAGACCAGTTGTAACAGAATTAGTTTCAAGTGCAAGACAATTGTATGAAGACTCATGTGAATTACTTAGAGATAAAGCACATAATTTA AATTATGTAATGCAGAGATTGCGAGAAGATTTAGAAAGTAAGTTATCATTCTCTTTAGCCAATATGGAACAAGAATTGAAAAAATGTACATTTGATGAAGGAGGCACAGGATTAGTATATTTACAAAGCTTGCCATCAGATGAACAG GGAGATAAAAAGAATCGCCACAAAGGTTTATTCTGGTTAAAATTCCGACGTTCAGGAGGTAATTCTGGTGGACATCCTGCTAGGGATCAAGTTACTACATGgggtgttcaagaagtatgttccTGGTTAGAGAATCTACAGTTGGGTGAATACACAGACAAATTTGTTTCTCACGACATACGAGGTAGGGAATTGTTAACACTAGCCCGTAGAGATCTTAAGGAACTTGGTATTACTAAAGTAGGACACGTTAAACGAATCCTACAAGCTATCAATGATCTGAATAATTAG
- the LOC143347377 gene encoding diacylglycerol kinase eta isoform X3 — MSPKQQRTRSRFKVITPFRSLVLCGENRREMEDWLNALRTVAENHPQTDSGIAEMLSGNHQWYATSHARPTYCNVCRDALYGVTSHGLSCEICKYKVHKRCSIKAINNCKWTTLASIGKEIIEDQDGNITMPHQWMEGNLPVSSKCLVCDKTCGSVLRLQDWRCLWCRATVHTACRPAISVKCPLGPAKLSVVPPTALHSIGSDEAWEAIRPTGCSPLLVFVNSKSGDNQGVKFLRRFKQLLNPAQVFDLIKGGPGPGLRLFRHFDPFRILVCSGDGSVGWVLSEIDRLGMHKQCQVGVLPLGTGNDLARVLGWGSSCDDDTHLPQLLEKYEKAGTKMLDRWSIMTFERSISLPCHKTTLSRSETTLKSNIVHQYENNVITHITNILQSDQDNVVLSSIKTLCDTVKDFATHIVENMNSEDQQVEEKCKILQEKLDLLLQTLCREECYLPEHVENADITLNTEVSISPGSCEKGVLEKPEKDITNLKRVQRKRHLMEKEIVMSRANSLKKIIRQLVEYSQLVMDDQINADTKHISKTSNTTISLDDDITVLNSVSSKKQQMDIPGLKVDHVENLSVGPFIESLKSTEDSICTASPTPNVASLSPMPDLRRDSQPEELLTLPAPDGFADTRRNSENSPQGSFNFQVITTQSMTIFNQQETEIHACNDQHISEYNNIEASSEFQISVTRTNFDTSSPSDDATMQDTIISPDSDSIQSRHLSPEHEQKYENKNKVDTSRGSCSNSIVSTDSMISDTLDFKSYVIRNSESEIARIGSDIFDSTKRSDSSEIGHIDSPDNSDMFTSEVQNSESLIDDLSSLGQDLISTMIGEKYDSVRECLESEQIEKPQKYCSLAQFVEGNDIARRSFKKEAKNSIVMEKENNRIKYKLGLSGQNNTEVVKSKESPDGKTSDLLSPVCCFTVSSDNTPTNEKPNNFPPTISVIINPPSPSMSIESQHDSDTGYKMSPYLKRYNGESMEKLSVELPESGFSPQATRRISSGSLLKASEVVSLAATAARFGGSNVSLRHERVKSVDKTEDAKKLPIINPLVQLSMWPNVSGGTGLISQALLANADALCAAVSPLMDPDETLMEGYFERCVMNNYFGIGIDAKISLDFHHKREEHPEKCRSRAKNYMWYGVLGSKQWLQKTYKNLEQRVQLECDGQRIPLPSLQGIVVLNIPSFMGGTNFWGGTKEGDLFLAPSFDDRILEVVAVFGSVQMAASRLINLQHHRIAQCQTVQINILGDEGVPIQVDGEAWIQPPGIIRIIHKNRMQMLYRNRALETSLKTWEEKQRNTLNAISQSTSTLSNAQLQSQPKPHLYAQSKPSHLNDEEMFILLGFIEVVTTLVKWVKLLIISHPSLEPDLYQVAARTAQALEQVHPNGKILQGNNLRPVVTELVSSARQLYEDSCELLRDKAHNLNYVMQRLREDLESKLSFSLANMEQELKKCTFDEGGTGLVYLQSLPSDEQGDKKNRHKGLFWLKFRRSGGNSGGHPARDQVTTWGVQEVCSWLENLQLGEYTDKFVSHDIRGLLHLLRLRDRKFKSTYIYLFLKQRGKLA; from the exons ATGTCACCAAAGCAACAGAGAACCCGTTCTCGATTCAAG gtGATAACTCCATTTCGATCACTGGTTCTCTGTGGTGAAAACAGACGAGAAATGGAAGATTGGTTGAACGCATTAAGAACAGTAGCAGAGAATCATCCTCAAACAGATTCTGGTATAGCAGAAATGCTTAGTGGTAATCACCAATGGTATGCAACAAGTCATGCAAGACCAACATACTGCAATGTTTGTAGAGATGCTCTTTATG GTGTTACTTCACATGGTTTGAGTTGTGAAATATGTAAATATAAGGTTCACAAACGATGTAGCATAAAAGCAATAAATAATTGCAAATGGACTACATTAGCATCTATTGGCAAAGAGATTATTGAGGACCAAGATGGG AACATTACCATGCCACATCAGTGGATGGAAGGCAACTTACCAGTATCCTCAAAATGTTTAGTGTGTGACAAAACTTGTGGTTCTGTACTCAG ACTTCAAGACTGGAGATGTTTATGGTGTAGAGCTACAGTACACACAGCATGTAGACCTGCCATAAGTGTTAAATGTCCATTAGGACCAGCTAAATTGAGCGTAGTTCCTCCTACAGCATTGCATAGTATAG GTAGCGACGAAGCATGGGAAGCTATTAGACCTACTGGGTGCAGTCCACTTTTAGTATTTGTAAATAGTAAATCTGGTGACAATCAAGGTGTTAAATTTCTTAGAagatttaaacaattattaaatcCAGCACAAGTATTTGATCTTATAAAAGGAGGACCAGGGCCAGG gTTAAGGTTGTTTCGTCACTTTGATCCATTTCGAATTTTGGTGTGTAGTGGTGATGGATCTGTTGGTTGGGTTCTTTCCGAAATTGATCGTTTAGGGATGCAT AAGCAGTGCCAAGTTGGAGTTCTACCTTTGGGAACAGGAAATGATCTGGCACGTGTATTGGGTTGGGGGTCTTCTTGTGATGATGATACTCATTTACCCCAGTTAttagaaaaatatgaaaaagcaGGCACAAAAATGCTTGATCGATGGAGTATTATGACTTTCGAACGTAGCATATCTTTGCCGTGTCATAAAACTACTTTAAGTCGATCTGAAACAACTTTAAAGTCCAATATTGTCCATCAATATGAAAACAATGTTATTACTCACATAACAAACATTTTACAATCAGATCAAGACAATGTAGTTTTATCTAGCATTAA AACTTTGTGTGACACAGTCAAAGATTTTGCAACTCATATAGTGGAAAATATGAATTCTGAGGACCAACAAGTGGAAGAAAAGTGTAAAATACTTCAGGAAAAACTTGATTTGTTGTTACAAACTTTATGTAGAGAAGAATGTTACTTACCTGAACATGTAGAAAATGCAGATATTACATTAAATACTGAAGTTTCTATCTCACCTGGAAGTTGCGAGAAAGGGGTATTagaaaagccagaaaaagatataacaaatttaaaaaggGTTCAAAGAAAAAGACATCTTATGGAAAAGGAAATTGTAATGTCAAG AGCAAAcagcttaaaaaaaattataagacAACTTGTGGAATATTCACAATTGGTTATGGATGATCAGATTAATGCAGATACAAAACATATTTCTAAAACATCAAATACGACTATTTCACTAGATGATGATATTACAGTATTAAATTCTGTATCAA gCAAAAAGCAACAAATGGATATACCTGGTTTAAAAGTGGACCACGTTGAAAATTTATCTGTAGGACCATTTATAGAATCCCTAAAAAGTACAGAAGATTCTATATGTACTGCTAGTCCTACTCCTAATGTGGCATCTTTAAGTCCAATGCCTGATCTTAGAAGAGATTCTCAACCTGAAGAATTATTAACATTACCTGCTCCTGATGGTTTTGCTGACACAAGACGAAATAGTGAAAATTCACCACAAGG CTCATTTAATTTTCAAGTAATTACAACTCAGTCCATGACTATATTTAATCAACAAGAAACAGAAATTCATGCATGTAATGATCAACATATATCTGAGTATAATAACATAGAAGCTTCTTCAGAGTTTCAAATAAGCGTTACGAGAACTAACTTTGATACAAGTTCACCTTCAGATGATGCTACTATGCAAGATACAATTATTTCTCCTGATTCAGATTCAATTCAATCTAGACATTTATCCCCAGAACatgaacaaaaatatgaaaataaaaataaagtggaTACATCTAGAGGTAGCTGTAGTAATAGTATTGTTAGTACAGATAGTATGATTTCTGATACTTTGGATTTTAAGAGTTACGTTATACGAAATAGTGAAAGTGAAATTG CTCGTATAGGTAGTGATATATTTGATTCTACAAAAAGATCCGACAGTTCTGAAATTGGACATATTGATTCCCCTGATAATTCAGACATGTTTACTAGCGAAGTACAAAATTCTGAAAGTTTAATCGATGATTTAAGCTCTCTTGGTCAAGATTTAATTAGTACGATGATCGGAGAAAAATATGACTCTGTAAGAGAGTGTTTAGAATCTGAGCAGATTGAGAAACCACAAAAATATTGCAGTTTAGCTCAATTTGTAGAAGGTAATGATATTGCTAGGCGATCATTTAAGAAAGAAGCAAAAAATTCCATAGTTATGGAGAAAGAG AATAATAGAATCAAGTATAAATTAGGATTATCTGGGCAAAATAATACTGAAGTTGTCAAATCTAAAGAATCTCCAGATGGCAAAACATCTGATTTATTGAGTCCTGTATGTTGTTTCACTGTTTCTTCAGATAATACACCAACAAACGAAAAACCTAATAATTTTCCACCTACAATAAGTGTTATAATTAATCCTCCTAGTCCATCAATGTCTATTGAAAGTCAACACGATTCAGACACAGGATATAAAATGAGCCCATACTTAAAACGATATAATGGTGAAAGTATGGAAAAAC TAAGTGTAGAGCTACCAGAGTCTGGTTTTTCTCCTCAAGCAACTCGTCGAATTAGCAGTGGAAGTTTACTAAAAGCATCAGAAGTAGTCTCTTTAGCTGCTACAGCTGCAAGATTTGGTGGTTCTAATGTAAGTTTACGCCATGAAAGAGTAAAATCCGTTGACAAAACCGAAGATGCTAAAAAACTTCCAATTATTAATCCATTGGTTCAATTATCTATGTGGCCAA ATGTCAGTGGAGGAACAGGTCTCATTAGTCAAGCATTACTTGCAAATGCAGATGCACTTTGTGCAGCAGTATCACCATTAATGGATCCGGATGAAACTTTAAT GGAAGGTTATTTTGAACGTTGTGTTATGAACAATTATTTTGGAATTGGTATTGATGCAAAAATCAGTCTTGATTTTCATCATAAGAGAGAAGAACATCCTGAGAAATGTCGATCACGGGCAAAAAATTATATGTGGTATGGTGTATTGGGGTCCAAACAGTGGTTACAAAAAACATACAAAAATCTTGAACAAAGGGTACAATTAGAATGTGACGGTCAGCGGATACCATTACCTTCTTTACAAGGGATTGTTGTATTGAACATTCCAAG TTTTATGGGTGGCACAAACTTTTGGGGAGGTACCAAAGAAGGAGATTTATTTTTAGCACCGTCGTTTGACGACCGTATATTGGAAGTTGTAGCTGTATTTGGTTCTGTTCAAATGGCTGCATCGCGACTTATTAATTTGCAGCATCATAGAATTGCACAGTGTCAAACAgttcaaattaatattttgggagatGAAGGAGTACCTATACAAGTCGATGGTGAAGCTTGGATCCAACCACCTGGTATTATACGTATTATACACAAAAATCGTATGCAAATGCTGTACAGAAATAGG GCTCTTGAGACATCTTTAAAAACGTGGGAAGAAAAACAACGCAATACCCTCAATGCAATATCGCAATCAACATCCACTTTAAGCAATGCACAATTACAATCGCAACCAAAGCCTCATTTATACGCACAGAGTAAACCATCGCACTTAAATGACGAAGAAATGTTTATTTTGCTGGGATTTATTGAAGTAGTTACAACTCTGGTTAAATGGGTCAAACTACTCATTATATCACATCCAAGTTTAGAGCCAGATTTATATCAGGTTGCTGCTAGGACAGCCCAGGCACTTGAACAAGTACATCcaaatggaaaaatattacaagGC AACAATTTGAGACCAGTTGTAACAGAATTAGTTTCAAGTGCAAGACAATTGTATGAAGACTCATGTGAATTACTTAGAGATAAAGCACATAATTTA AATTATGTAATGCAGAGATTGCGAGAAGATTTAGAAAGTAAGTTATCATTCTCTTTAGCCAATATGGAACAAGAATTGAAAAAATGTACATTTGATGAAGGAGGCACAGGATTAGTATATTTACAAAGCTTGCCATCAGATGAACAG GGAGATAAAAAGAATCGCCACAAAGGTTTATTCTGGTTAAAATTCCGACGTTCAGGAGGTAATTCTGGTGGACATCCTGCTAGGGATCAAGTTACTACATGgggtgttcaagaagtatgttccTGGTTAGAGAATCTACAGTTGGGTGAATACACAGACAAATTTGTTTCTCACGACATACGAG